Proteins encoded in a region of the Oncorhynchus gorbuscha isolate QuinsamMale2020 ecotype Even-year linkage group LG16, OgorEven_v1.0, whole genome shotgun sequence genome:
- the LOC124000592 gene encoding heat shock protein beta-1-like: protein MTERRIPFSLLRTPSWDPYRDWYQGNRLFDQSFGMPAHAEGLPSFSSTHWPGYMRPALGHDLSSAGFMPSVMPHQQSAMMPLVPMMPQAPMMVQAPMMAQAGAASYSRALSRQLSTGMSEIKQTQEAWKVTLDVNHFSPEELVVKTKDGVVEITGKHEERKDEHGFVSRCFTRKYTLPPMADAEKVTSTLSPEGVLTVETPLNRQAIKAAEISIPVAMGSSKTKPYDMTMRKGSGNEEEEEEE from the exons ATGACAGAGAGACGCATCCCCTTCAGCCTGCTCCGCACCCCTAGCTGGGACCCCTACAGGGACTGGTACCAGGGCAACCGACTCTTCGACCAGTCCTTCGGTATGCCTGCCCACGCAGAGGGGTTACCTTCCTTCTCCAGCACCCACTGGCCCGGATACATGCGCCCCGCCCTCGGCCACGACCTGTCCTCTGCCGGCTTCATGCCCTCTGTGATGCCCCACCAGCAGAGTGCAATGATGCCCTTAGTCCCAATGATGCCCCAAGCCCCAATGATGGTCCAGGCCCCTATGATGGCCCAGGCTGGGGCAGCATCGTACTCCCGCGCCCTTTCCCGCCAGCTCAGCACTGGCATGTCTGAGATCAAGCAGACCCAGGAGGCCTGGAAGGTCACTCTGGACGTCAACCACTTCTCCCCTGAAGAGTTGGTGGTCAAGACCAAGGATGGCGTAGTAGAGATCACTG GCAAGCATGAGGAGAGGAAGGACGAGCATGGATTTGTGTCCAGATGCTTCACTAGGAAATACAC ACTGCCCCCTATGGCTGATGCTGAGAAGGTGACATCCACCTTATCTCCCGAGGGAGTGCTGACCGTGGAGACTCCTCTGAACAGGCAGGCCATCAAGGCTGCAGAGATCTCCATCCCTGTCGCCATGGGCAGCAGCAAGACCAAGCCCTACGACATGACAATGAGGAAGGGAAGTGGcaatgaagaggaggaagaagaggagtga